The Polaribacter sp. MED152 region TATTTATTAGAAACTGGGGCTGCAAACCCTTCTGCAAGAACTTTAGATACACCTGAAGAAGAAATTGGTGAAATGATGCGTATGGTAATTTCACACGAAGTTGGTCATGCACTTGGGTTACCTCATAATATGGCAGCTAGTTATGCATACCCTGTAGATTCTTTACGTTCTGGAAAATTCACACAGAAAATGGGAATTGCTGCTACAATTATGGATTATGCTCGTTATAATTATGTAGCACAACCTGGAGATGAAAACATTAGATTTATTCGTCAATTAGGACCTTATGATCATTATGCCATCAATTGGGGGTATCGTAAACTTTCTTGGGCTAAAAACCCAGAAGATGAAGTTAAAACTTTAGATAAATGGATTGAAAGTAAAGCTAACGATCCTATTTACAGGTTTGGTGGTCAACGTTTTGACCCATCAGCACAAACAGAAGGTATAGGAAATGATCAAGTAAAGGCATCTACTTATGGTATAAAAAACCTTAAAATAGTTGCTAATAATCTACCTGCTTGGACCTCAAATCAAACCAATAACTATGAAGATTTATCAGAATTGTATGGTGAATTACTGGGTGTTTGGAGCAGATATGTAGGGCATGTTTCTGGAAATATTGGAGGAATTTATGAATACAATAAAAAACCAACCCAGAATGGTTTTGTATACAAATCGGTTTCTAAAGAAAAACAAAAAGAAGCCATGGTTTGGTTGCAAGAAAATGCATTTCAAACGCAAGATTGGCTGCTAGATGATAAAATCTTAGCAAACATTGATGAGAGTGGTTATACCAACAGAATGTTACGTTTACAAAACAGGCAGCTAAATGGTTTATTAAACAAATCAAAATTAGAAAGAATGATTGATGCTTCTGTTATTGAACCTACAACATACCAAGCGATTGACATGATTAGAGATTTAAGAAACGGAATTTTTAAAGAAGCAAATTATACAAGAAATGTAGATGTGTTTAGACGTAATTTACAGAAATCGTTTATTGACAGAATGAGCTACTTACTTAACTCTAAAAACGCACAACATGCAGATATTAATTCTATTGTTAGAGGTGAATTAGAATCACTAAACTTTCAATTAACACTTGCAAAAAACAGAAAGGTGAATAGAATTACCAGATACCATTATAGAGATTGTATAGCAAAAATTAAGGAAGCTTTAAATCCTAATTAAGCATTAACTTCTTAACAAATTATTACCTATTGCACAGTTTAAGCATTGCTTTTCTGTGCAATAGTTGTTTTTAAGCTGCAGTAATGCCTGACTTTCCATAGCATTTTTAGCAGTTATTCCTAAATCAGAAAACTTATAAATGATATTATTCTTCTCAGACGATACTTGTTGAATTAAACTTAAAAAAGTTTCCTCATTAACCTCTCCTCTATTTTTTAAATAAACAAATTGTAAAGGAACAATCGTATTTATTAAAATTAAATCGATAAAAGACTTGGTTAGTTTCTTAGCTGATTTTTTTGATGAAGTTTCAAAAGTATAATGCACTTTCCAAAAATCATCTAAATTGAAAGAGAACAATTTGTAAAAATCTTCTTTTTTATCAATATTCATTAGCTTAGAAAATAAATTCTGATGTTCAGAAAATAAGGCTGCCAATTGTGCAATTCTGATTGTTGGAAAATTTGAAGGCCTCATTCTAAAAAATTGGAAAATATTACTGGTCTTAGGTGTTAATTGAAATTTGTGTTTTAGATAATTAAATTCTACTACTAAAGATTGGTAATATTCATTTTCAATATCTTTAGTTAAAAATCCTGCCATTCCAAAAAACAAAGCAGTAAGACTTTTTTTATTATGTGCCACTTTTCGAATTATGGAAAAATGAACAGATTTTGCCAAATCTAAAAAAGCTTCACCATTAATTTTAAGACCAAAGTTTTTAGCTATTAATTGAAATAATACTGCTTCATAATCAAATTTAAGATCAATTAATAACGCTTCTATTCCAATTGCCTTTTGCTCTAACCTTTCAAAATACAAACGCTCCAGCCAATTTTTTACTAAAAAAGAATCAAGTGTTTGCAATTGACTTTCACAAGGAATCCAATACTTGTTCGTATAAAGTAAATTATTATAATTCTTCAATACTGAATTGGCAACATAATCTTTAAGTGCTAATGTAGCTAATGGTGCATTATTTTGAGTATATATAATCGCATCATTTTCCCAAACCACATGTAAAATAACTGCATCATAATTAGCATCTGTTTCATGTTTATGCAAATACCAATCTGAAGCTTTTACAAGCATTTCCACATTACCAGCCCACAATTGACTATCAATAATTAATTGAGCATTTAAAAAATCTGGACCTTCATTTTTATTTAAAGTTCCTGCCTTTTTTATCTCAATTAATTCATTTTGTGCTGTGTATAATTTAGAGTTAGAGAAAAGTTTGTATTGCCAAACGTAATACAAGAATTCTTCTTTCATCGCTTTTTATTTTCAATGTACAAAAAATTTATAAGCTCATAAATTTAAGCAATGATTATAGCAAAACGTATTGCGTTTTATGCACTATTTTTGCAGTCTAAATAAAAAAGATGAACACAATAGAAAGTTTAAATTGGAGATATGCTGTTAAGAAATTTAATAAAGAAAAATTTCTTAGCCAAAAGCAAATAAACCTTCTTAAAGAAGCTTTTAACCTAACAGCTACCTCTTATGGCTTGCAGCCTTTAAAGCTTTTGGTCATAAAAAATAAAGAAATTCAAAAAGAATTGGTTGCGCATTCATGGAATCAACCACAAGTTTTAGAAGCCTCTCACCTATTGGTAATTTGTATTCCTACTAATTTTTCGAAAAATGAGGTTGAAGGCTATTTTAATTTAGTTCAAGAAGTTAGAAATACACCTATTGAAATTATAAAACCATTTAAAGAATTCTTAACAGCAGAGATTGATAAAAAATCGCAAGAAGAATTATTAAGCTGGAACAAAAATCAAGCTTATTTAGCCTTAGGTAATTTACTTACAGTTTGTGCTTTAGAAAAAATTGATGCTTGCCCAATGGAAGGTTTTATACCCGAAAAATATGATGAAGTTTTAGGCTTACATGAAAAAAACTTAACATCAACCTTAGCGTTACCAGTTGGTTTTAGAGCAGATGATGATTATATGAAAGACCTTAAAAAGGTGAGAAAAAATACTGATGATGTTGTCATAGAATTTAACTAAAATAGCTAGCCTTCTTTATAAAGAAGGCTTTTTTTTGGCCCGTAAAAAGCGTATTTTTGAGGTCTAAAAATAGAAACATCTTTATGAACCAAGATATCAGAAATATAGCACCAGAAATAGTATGGAATCACTTTGCAGATTTAAATGCAGTACCAAGACCTTCTAAAAAAGAGGAACGAGTAATACAGTTTATGGTAGATTTTGGTAAAAGTTTACAACTTGAAACCTCCGTAGATAAAGTTGGTAATATTATTATTAAAAAACCAGCTACTTCTGGCATGGAAGATAGAAAAGCTATTGTAATGCAAGGTCATGTAGACATGGTACATCAAAAAAATGCAGACACTAATTTTGACTTTGAAAAAGAAGGTATTAAAATGTTTGTTGATGGTGATTGGGTAAAAGCTCAAGGAACCACTTTAGGTGCAGATAATGGTTTAGGAGTTGCAGCAATTATGGCTGTCTTATCATCTACTGATATTGCACACCCTGCAATTGAAGCGCTTTTTACTATTGATGAAGAAACTGGGATGACAGGTGCAATGGGTTTAGAGGCCAATGTTTTAAAAGGTGAAATTTTATTGAATTTAGATACTGAAGAAGATGATGAAATTGGTATTGGTTGTGCAGGTGGTGTAGATGTTACAGCAACTGGTAATTATACTTTAGAGCCAATACCAGAAAATACTAAAGCATTTAAAATTGAAGTAACTGGCTTAAATGGTGGTCATTCAGGCATGGATATTATTAAAGGCTTAGGTAATGCCAATAAAATAATGAATCGATTATTTTTTGATGGGTATGAAAAATATGGATTACGAATTGCTAAATTAAATGGGGGTAGCTTACGTAATGCAATTCCTAGAGAAAGTTTTGCAACTATAGTAATTGACAAGGCATCAGAAAAATCATTTTTAGAGGAAAGCAAAGAATTGATTGCTAAAATTAAAAATGAGTATGCATCGTTAGAAGAAAGCTTGAGCATCGATATTTTAGAAACTGAAATGCCAGAGAATATTATGGATGTTCTTTCTCAAAGCAACTTGGTTAAAGCAACTTACGCTACTTTAAACGGAGTATATAGAATGAGTCCTGATGTTGAAGGATTAGTGGAAACTTCTAATAATGTCGCTAAAATTACAGTAGAGAATGGCGAAATTAAAATTTTATGCCTAACAAGATCCTCTTCAGAAAGTAATAAATGGGACTTAGCCAACGCTATAAGATCTGCCTTTGAACTTGCAGGTTTTACAGTAGATTTTTCAGGTTCATATCCTGGTTGGTTACCAAACATGAAATCATCAATTTTAAAAGTGGTTGAGAGTACATATAAAAAACTATTTAATGAACAACCAAACGTAGCTGCCTGTCATGCAGGTTTAGAATGCGGAATTTTAGGTAAAAATTACCCAGAAATGGAAATGATTTCATTTGGACCAAATATAAAAGGAGCTCATTCTCCAGATGAAAGAGCACAAATTTCATCAACACAAAAGTTTTGGAAATTGTTAATTGAAGTTTTAAAAAACATACCTAAAAAAGGCTAATTTAAAATAGTCTTGTGCTAAAATTAGG contains the following coding sequences:
- a CDS encoding NAD(P)H-dependent oxidoreductase, with protein sequence MNTIESLNWRYAVKKFNKEKFLSQKQINLLKEAFNLTATSYGLQPLKLLVIKNKEIQKELVAHSWNQPQVLEASHLLVICIPTNFSKNEVEGYFNLVQEVRNTPIEIIKPFKEFLTAEIDKKSQEELLSWNKNQAYLALGNLLTVCALEKIDACPMEGFIPEKYDEVLGLHEKNLTSTLALPVGFRADDDYMKDLKKVRKNTDDVVIEFN
- a CDS encoding DUF2851 family protein: MKEEFLYYVWQYKLFSNSKLYTAQNELIEIKKAGTLNKNEGPDFLNAQLIIDSQLWAGNVEMLVKASDWYLHKHETDANYDAVILHVVWENDAIIYTQNNAPLATLALKDYVANSVLKNYNNLLYTNKYWIPCESQLQTLDSFLVKNWLERLYFERLEQKAIGIEALLIDLKFDYEAVLFQLIAKNFGLKINGEAFLDLAKSVHFSIIRKVAHNKKSLTALFFGMAGFLTKDIENEYYQSLVVEFNYLKHKFQLTPKTSNIFQFFRMRPSNFPTIRIAQLAALFSEHQNLFSKLMNIDKKEDFYKLFSFNLDDFWKVHYTFETSSKKSAKKLTKSFIDLILINTIVPLQFVYLKNRGEVNEETFLSLIQQVSSEKNNIIYKFSDLGITAKNAMESQALLQLKNNYCTEKQCLNCAIGNNLLRS
- a CDS encoding aminoacyl-histidine dipeptidase; amino-acid sequence: MNQDIRNIAPEIVWNHFADLNAVPRPSKKEERVIQFMVDFGKSLQLETSVDKVGNIIIKKPATSGMEDRKAIVMQGHVDMVHQKNADTNFDFEKEGIKMFVDGDWVKAQGTTLGADNGLGVAAIMAVLSSTDIAHPAIEALFTIDEETGMTGAMGLEANVLKGEILLNLDTEEDDEIGIGCAGGVDVTATGNYTLEPIPENTKAFKIEVTGLNGGHSGMDIIKGLGNANKIMNRLFFDGYEKYGLRIAKLNGGSLRNAIPRESFATIVIDKASEKSFLEESKELIAKIKNEYASLEESLSIDILETEMPENIMDVLSQSNLVKATYATLNGVYRMSPDVEGLVETSNNVAKITVENGEIKILCLTRSSSESNKWDLANAIRSAFELAGFTVDFSGSYPGWLPNMKSSILKVVESTYKKLFNEQPNVAACHAGLECGILGKNYPEMEMISFGPNIKGAHSPDERAQISSTQKFWKLLIEVLKNIPKKG